DNA from Brachionichthys hirsutus isolate HB-005 chromosome 3, CSIRO-AGI_Bhir_v1, whole genome shotgun sequence:
caaagatctcttctggattatcaccaacgatttaatcatctgttcctggtaacgtttcctgaaaatctCAAGATCCTTCCAGacatttttgagttatcttgccaacagacggacagacaaacggcggcgaTCACACaagccccgcctcggcggaggtagtTAAAACTAAAGGGATCTCTGAATGAGTTGTTTTTGTTCCCTCTCCGGACAGTCACGTGTCAAGCTGCAGCTCTTTGGTGTTGATGTGGAACACGTGTCAGACAAGCCTCGCTCTCGTTCAAGAGGTAAATTGATCTGAATAATTTCCCCAATGATTACAGGCCATGTGCTGCATTTAGTCTGTCCGGGTAAAGTTCCTCCtggctgcggctgctgctgacCCGAATGCCAATCCCTCTTTAAGCCGGGGCGATCCAGCCCAAACGCTCAAAGGCCCCATGATGGATGCGAATGAATGACTTTCATCTGTTGAGAGATGCAGTTTTGGTTTTTAGAGCCGACCTTTGAGGTACATCTGAATTGTAGCTGTTGAGCCTGAATGGTGCGAGTCTGCAGTCCTGGGATCGTCCACATTCAGCTGCATGTTGTTAGTGGACAGTTCAGTAGATTCATCACTGGACCGTTTGAGATCGGTGTCAACTTTGGAGACAAGATCTTCCAGACTAGATCATGTTGAGTTTCAGCAGATCAATCAAGctttaaaatcacatttggAGTAGCGGTATTCAACCCCGGGTGCAGCTTTGCTTTTCGTGCTGTTGATTAACCCTGCTTTCGTAATGTTTCACAGACCAGATGAAAGGTGTGTTCTTTCTTAAGGTTAGAGTTTCTTCAGGGCTTCGTGCCTGAAGTCTTACACTGCTGTTGATCCGAAATCATAAGCAACGTTGACTCCAGTAACCGAAAGCCGTCTCGATAAGACGAAAGTTTTGGAATGCTACCGAAATGCCATCAAAAAAGTCTCCGGTGGGATTGGAATACCGAAGCATGTAAACTCATGCAGCAAAGCGGTCTCCAAAGTGTTAGAGGTGAAGGGGAAGCAGGAAGATGTTCCCAACATGGTGTGTGATCGGCTGAGGTGCATTCAGGTGCAGTAGGATTTGTCTGCCTTTCCTCAGGGGGTCTTTGAGCTTTTATCATGGATCTCAATGCTTTGACTGAATCTACCGTCTCCCCCTCTGAAGCAGAAGCAGTGCGGTGGAGGTGACGACAGCTAAAAGCTCACGGTCGTAACAACCTCGTCCTCAAACTCCAACTATAACTCACTTTGAACTGAGATTTAGGATCTCTCAATGGCACCATGTGTTTGTTTCACAAACACATGAAAGAGGGTCACACTCACTCCACTAGTCCCATCAACATGTTCCCTGcacccctcccacctccaatccatccagccccccccccccctgatctgGTCCTGCTCCAGCACTTAACAAGGATTTAATGTTGCCCAATCATCAGTCAGGCAGATGAGATCAGGACAAACACATGGCAGCATGTCCCACAGATGAGGCCGGGGAACGAAGCCCGGAAAAACAGCCGAAAAGCACCATAATcccacaatctctctctctctctgatattTATACTGAGGGACTATGTGAGGTGATCccaggactctctctctctctgcattgtGTTATATCATCCACAAAATATCACTACGTTACATCCTGCTGAGACTCCATTACCCATACTGCCCCGACCCTTTACGCCCACCCAAGGGAGTAAATGTGTTCTCATTTGTATTATCTAAATTCTATATTAACCTGCAGTTTGTTTCCCCTCAAAACATAGAAATCCAGTCCCAGATTTAAATGATGGTCTGTCACAAATCGCTTCATTTACGGTTGCAGGATTAAGTTTGATTGTTTTGGATAAGGCTTGATTTGGACCATGGTCTGGCACACGCTTTGCTGAATAAACAGTAGCTACACTTGAATTTATTACCCATATGCGGCTCAAAACGTTTATTAAAGGAATAAATTACTAATCTGTCGATTTTAAATTCTGCAAAGAAAGACActtgtgttgattttttttttttttattacataaacTCCCTTTATTCCAGTTGAACAATTCAAAGCCacatgtctgccccccccccccccccctcccctcccctcccctcccctcccctcccctcccctccctatATAAGGACACCTCCTGAGCGCGCTAGAGACTCATCTGAGTCTTTAACGTGGAACGTGCGTGTTCTGAAACGCTTCGTCCCGCGTGTAATGATTTAAACTGCACCGAGGACAGTTCATTCACCGCCGGGCTTCCTCCAGCGCGATGCTGTCCAGCGTGCGCCGCCACAGCCTCCGCCCGCAGACGGAGCTCCACCGGTGGAGCGTCTGCGACCCCGGCTTCCTGAGCCGGGTCCCCGCCTTCATCTCCCGGTCCAAGTCCTGCTCCGGCTCCGCAGACTCGGTCATCTCCACCGACTCCGCCGGAGACGCGGAGCCCGGCAGCCCGCTCCGTGTGGTGCTTTTAGGGGCCGGCGGAGTCGGGAAGACTTCCTTCGCCAGCATCCTCGCCGGGGCGGCGGACAGCATGGACAGCGATGATTCTGATCTCTATGAAGGCGAGTAACAGGAGATAACCACGTTCTGTTTATGAGAGTAAATGACAACGGGAGGGCGACTGGTTTAAACTGAACAAgcaggaaaaaggaaatctgGCCATTTCACAGCGCGGCAGGAAGGAAGCGAAATGGAATGCAGCCCAAAGTTTAATTCAGTATTCTTTAGCCCaatagcataattgcctaagtataataaatatacatatatattaatatctttttttttacttgcaagGAAGGTGATTTTGTCACCCAAAAACAACCAAAACTTATCCCTTTGTTGACGACAACTTATTGCCGTCAACAAAGGGACCGTAAGCCCGTAATCGATCTATTGACGAttccttgtgtttgttttgtgtgtaatttcagATGAAATGTGTGAAAAGGACATTGAAGTTGACGGAGAGCCTGCAACTCTAATGTTGTTTGACACCGTGGACGAAGAGGTGAAAAGCagtcttcctccccccccacacacacacacaacatgctgaacatctcGTATCTCCATGTGTGTTTGCCTCAGGGCCGCTACATGCAGACGGGTGATGCCTACCTGCTGCTGTACTCCGTCACTGACCGGGCCTCGTTCCTGCGAGCCTCGGAGCTCCGGATGACGCTGCGTCGCCTCTGTCCTGTCCAGCACGCACCCATCATCCTGGTGGGGAACAAATGTGACCTGGTGCGCCGCAGAGAGGTGTCAGTGAGCGGTGAGtggatacaccccccccccccccccggacctgTGTCTGTGGCCGCTAGACACTGAGTTCTTTGTCTCAATGCACAGAGGGCCGCGCCTGCGCTGCTGTCTTTGACTGCAAGTTCATCGAGACCTCAGCCGTCATGCAGCACAACGTCTGGGAGGCTTTTTACGGCATAGTGCGGCAACTGCGTCTGCGGCGTGAGGTCAAGGAGGCCAACGAGCGATGCAGGCACACAAACCGTGGCACCCGGCGTGAGAGCCTTCCTCTCAAGGCTAAACGTTTCCTCATGAAGGTGGCCACAAAGAACAATTCCAGCATGGCCTTCTGGCTCAAATCGAAGTCCTGCCATGATCTCTCCGTGCTGTAGGAGTGAAACCTTTGGGAAGATGAATAAGTGCCGCCCTGGAGGACTGAATATTCAGAAACGGAGCGCTTCTAAAGAGCCCAACGGGTGGACGGTTCCAACTGTGTCTGACGTGGGGTTTAAAGCCACCCTGTCCACAGCGAGCACGGTGGACAGAACCAGTCTGAGAGGACTGGGCCCAGTTAGTCACCACACACGAGGGACTGGACATTAGTGTTGAGTTACAGCCGGAACCAGTCTGAGAGGACTGGGCCCAGTTGGTCACCACACACAAGGGACAGAGGTTCATCACGTCTTTGGAGGATCGAGCTCAACTGATGCAGTGGGACAGAATTATGAGttacttatttatttctgttttccacTCTGTCCTTTTCGCCTTTCGCTCCTTCCTGCCAATGTGTTAATATTGCCAGTTGTAAGTTATTGATTATTAAGATCATAGTTTGAATGACAATCAGACTGCCATTACTTCATTCTTATTCAGATCATAATGTATTTTGTACTTACCTGTACATAGATTCCAGATGAATAAATATTGTGTATTTTGCTACTTGTATGCCATTTCATTTTTggattatttaaataaagtggCTTCGTCCCATTTGGAATTGGAAAATGATCACTTTAGCCTGTCTATGTAAACTGACTAATGAGAAACAATGCCCTGACAAAAAACTGAGTATCACAGCTGAGCTGATAAAAGATGAGTCAGGCAGTGACATTAAATCGTGGACAAACACAATTATTCTCCCGGGAGTGCAAGCAGCTGATTGAGTTCAGTGATGTGACTTCTCAGGGACTGATCAGAGAACAGTGCATCCTGCCCAGCTGCCTCTCCACACCTCTGTTTCATTAGAACAGTGCTAGGTAATCACTGAAAGCAGCTCAGCTATGTGAGGTTCAGGTACCCGGTGGCTAGGATATCTATCTACGGCCAGATGGACCTGTGCTTCACAAAGCGGAGCCACTTCCATCTGAATTGATGCGCTGACGCATCAACGCTGCAGGCGCACATTCTGGTTAAATAATCCTGTGAAACAGTGACTCAGTTGCAGCTCATTTTTTTCTTGCAGATTCATGTTTAGTCTCTGCAGCCCATGAAACTCGCTGCTTTAATCTGTGTGTGCCACAGGAAATATGGACAGTGATTCCAGCTACATGTGAGATTATGTGATGAAGGTAGAGAGGAATACTCCGAGTAATTTTTAATGCGCTTCTCCTCATGTATGTATACGATTACAATCTCGGGGCTGGAATCGAACCTTGCTTTATGATATATGAATCAGTGGGGTCTTTGATTCTCATTGTCTACACTTATGCTTCTTATCAGGCACTGCTGCTAATGGAACATCTGACAAGAAACAGTGCAGAGGTCAAAGTCTGGGAGTAAATACAAAACTTAAATGCATATTAACAGACTTGGATAATTTTTTCTGGGtttctccctcctccaaaaacatgcagatgaaTTTATctctccaaattgtccgtgagtgtgtgtgtttgttttgtattttgtgtggGCTTGCGATAACCTGGCATCTTGTCCAGTACAGTACCTGTATccagctgagataggctgcAGCGGACCCGAGACCTGCAAGGTGGATGAGCACCTGTAGATGTGTATCATCTTGTCTACATGAAGATAGTTAGATTCTCAAAATATAAGCATGTCACCGTTCATGTAAAAATCAGAGACGATATTAAGAACATTAAAGTTGTATTTGTCTTTTACGATACAGTACCCATCATTAttctgtccttcctgtctcctttCCTGTCTCTTGTCACCTACCTCTTTCATTGGCTATTTCAGCATGAGAGCAGGGTGATTGGACAATCATTAGATCCAATAAAACGTAGCCGGTTAACAGCTGGTTAACGTTTGACCAAACATTATGGGGCTTCTCAGATCACTCGGAAGTCTGACGAGTGACTTGCTCAAAGTCTCCGGCAAGGTAAGTGTCCCTTAGCTTCTGTCATCCACTTTGGGAAAAGTTGAGTTTTCAAATTGTATTTTGGGGGTGAAATGTGACACCACCTGGAGCCATCaaaaaaggtttgtgttttttttaaatcaaggttCAAATGCTTTCAGtttcttgcagaagagctgtgATCTTGACTTGACTTTGGCAGGGCCTTAACGTTGGGTGTTGGCATTTCAGACGGCAAACCTcaccttcctgcttcctgggtTGTGGCAGGTGCCTGGCTTCGGGACATTTCTTATATTTATCTCTGATTTGGATCACCGTAGCTGAAATTTAGAATAACAAAGGTCACCAAGTCGGACAAAGAAGGAGCGATCGAGTGTATTCAACACCTGATTGTTGTGTCATATCGGTTTGCCTATCGATAATCAATCAAATATGTTTAAATCTGTAAAGCGTGTTCTTCAATGGAAGTCTGTTGAAACACTGAATACATGTTTGTGTTATTATACCCCCACCATGACATAAACATGGGGACAGAAATACTAATAACTGGAATACAATAGCT
Protein-coding regions in this window:
- the gem gene encoding GTP-binding protein GEM, which translates into the protein MLSSVRRHSLRPQTELHRWSVCDPGFLSRVPAFISRSKSCSGSADSVISTDSAGDAEPGSPLRVVLLGAGGVGKTSFASILAGAADSMDSDDSDLYEDEMCEKDIEVDGEPATLMLFDTVDEEGRYMQTGDAYLLLYSVTDRASFLRASELRMTLRRLCPVQHAPIILVGNKCDLVRRREVSVSEGRACAAVFDCKFIETSAVMQHNVWEAFYGIVRQLRLRREVKEANERCRHTNRGTRRESLPLKAKRFLMKVATKNNSSMAFWLKSKSCHDLSVL